Proteins co-encoded in one Brassica oleracea var. oleracea cultivar TO1000 chromosome C4, BOL, whole genome shotgun sequence genomic window:
- the LOC106339185 gene encoding uncharacterized protein LOC106339185: MAHTDCLFSQSSFKLIPTDSDVLAKDVKPKKASSVSKYDDRLVTNALPETRTVKDVTNCETRGGVHVDEVTESVVVIPRDASLSHPYQMSSALEKQESMRQWMEMKRNGYLSGPLGGPVASRPRKRKKRRGDDSSNKTNQVPNKKKDQHVVATAPPSGLLAGLKPGIIKHVRSKEEVYSSLEALIRDSAREDRALDSKVSDHAISLTNTEQAKLLAVESATVASQWLEFLHQDLSERLSAVKESKNRADDTLKAELPLLVSSSKESSSANQECTSGDETVTKAHKMRWSAKFDEFKKRLNDEEKDLDSTLNHVKDMQSRCNEGLRQMNEASLGKDGTSQETNLAVQAAAASIFSTCRYLLSKMKPPT, translated from the exons ATGGCCCACACG GATTGCCTTTTCTCTCAATCTTCTTTCAAGCTTATCCCAACAGATTCTG ATGTTTTGGCTAAAGATGTAAAGCCTAAGAAGGCCAGCTCAGTTTCTAAATACGATGATAGATTAGTTACTAACGCTTTGCCTGAGACTCGTACCGTGAAAGATGTTACTAACTGTGAGACACGAGGAGGAGTACATGTTGATGAGGTTACTGAATCCGTTGTTGTTATCCCACGTGACGCTTCCCTTTCACATCCTTATCAAATGTCAAGCGCACTGGAAAAGCAAGAGTCTATGCGGCAGTGGATGGAAATGAAGCGGAACGGTTATCTCTCAGGCCCTTTGGGTGGACCTGTGGCGTCGAGGCCGCGAAAGCGTAAGAAGAGGAGAGGAGACGATTCTTCAAACAAGACAAACCAAGTCCCTAATAAGAAGAAGGACCAGCATGTTGTTGCTACCGCGCCGCCAAGTGGATTGCTGGCGGGGTTGAAACCGGGGATCATTAAACATGTCAGGAGTAAAGAAGAGGTCTACTCATCTCTTGAAGCTTTGATTCGAGATTCAGCTAGAGAAGATAGGGCGTTAGACTCTAAGGTATCAGATCATGCCATTTCCTTGACAAACACGGAACAAGCCAAGTTGCTTGCTGTTGAAT CTGCTACTGTAGCTTCACAGTGGTTGGAGTTTCTTCACCAAGACCTCAGCGAACGGCTTTCAG CTGTGAAGGAGAGTAAGAATAGAGCTGATGATACTTTGAAGGCCGAGTTGCCACTTCTTGTCTCATCATCAAAGGAATCTTCTTCTGCCAACCAGGAATGTACCTCTGGTGATGAAACAGTAACAAAGGCGCATAAGATGAGGTGGTCTGCGAAATTTGATGAGTTTAAGAAACGTCTCAATGATGAAGAGAAAGATCTT GATAGCACGTTAAACCACGTGAAGGATATGCAGTCACGATGCAACGAAGGTTTACGCCAGATGAATGAGGCAAG TTTGGGGAAAGATGGGACCAGTCAGGAGACTAATTTGGCGGTTCAGGCGGCTGCAGCATCCATTTTTTCGACCTGCCGTTATCTTCTGTCAAAGATGAAGCCACCAACCTAA
- the LOC106337587 gene encoding pre-mRNA-splicing factor 38-like produces the protein MANRTDPLAKNIRGTNPQNLVEKIVRTKIQNHTFWKEQCFGLTAETLVDKAMELDHVGGTFGGNRKPTPFLCLVLKMLQIQPEKEIVVEFIKNDDYKYVRVLGAFYLRLTGSDVDVYRYLEPLYNDYRKVRQKLADGRFSLTHVDEVIEELLTKDYSCDIAMPRLKKRCTLEQNGVLEPRKSVLEDDFEEEEEKEENEGMAGGSEDEKDDHRRSLERERERDRRRDSHRHRDRDYDRDYDMDRDYDRDRGRGRDRDRERDRGHYRDRDRERDRDHYREKDRRERARRRSKSRSRDRRRRDSDDDWDREEPKRKKEKKEKKMREDGTDHPDPEIAEANKLRASLGLKPLR, from the exons ATGGCAAACCGCACGGATCCATTAGCGAAGAACATAAGAGGAACGAACCCGCAGAACCTCGTGGAGAAGATCGTGCGGACAAAGATCCAAAATCACACATTCTGGAAGGAGCAGTGCTTCGGTCTCACGGCGGAGACGCTCGTCGACAAAGCCATGGAGCTCGACCACGTCGGCGGAACCTTCGGCGGTAACCGAAAGCCCACTCCTTTCCTTTGCCTTGTGCTGAAGATGCTGCAGATCCAGCCTGAGAAAGAGATCGTCGTGGAGTTCATCAAGAACGATGATTACAA ATACGTTCGTGTGCTTGGTGCGTTTTATCTGCGTCTCACTGGGTCTGACGTTGATGTGTATCGTTACCTTGAGCCTTTGTATAATGACTATAGGAAAGTGAGGCAGAAGCTAGCTGATGGGA GATTTTCGTTGACACATGTGGATGAAGTCATTGAGGAGCTTCTAACTAAGGATTATTCTTGTGATATTGCAATGCCACGCTTGAAGAAAAG GTGTACGCTGGAGCAGAATGGTGTGTTGGAGCCGAGGAAAAGTGTTTTGGAGGATGACTTTGAGGAAGAAGAAGAAAAGGAGGAGAATGAAGGGATGGCTGGTGGATCTGAAGATGAGAAG GATGATCACCGTAGGAGTCTTGAAAGAGAAAGAGAGAGGGACAGGAGACGTGACAGTCATAGACACAG GGATCGTGATTATGATAGAGACTATGACATGGACCGAGACTATGACAGAGACCGTGGGCGTGGTCGAGACCGGGATAGGGAGAGAGACAGAGGTCACTATAGAGACCGGGATAGGGAGAGGGACAGAGATCACTATAGAGAAAAGGACAGAAGAGAGAGGGCAAGGCGTAGAAGTAAAAGCAGAAGTAGGGATCGTAGGAGGCGCGATAGTGATGATGACTGGGATAGGGAGGAACCGAAGAGAAAGAAAGAGAAGAAAGAGAAGAAGATGAGGGAAGATGGAACAGATCATCCGGATCCTGAAATTGCAGAAGCTAATAAACTGAGAGCATCTCTGGGACTGAAACCCTTGAGATAA